The Doryrhamphus excisus isolate RoL2022-K1 chromosome 22, RoL_Dexc_1.0, whole genome shotgun sequence genome segment AAATAACTGTTCCGCATGAGGCCCCACATTCACTGCTGTGGGCCGAGGTTCAAACATGATGTGCGCATGTTAATCGCAcatcaaaaaaatgtgaatttaacTTTAGCAGCCcccaaataaaaacaaggtgGTTATATCAAATATCAAACCCTGTGGCTGGTGTAGCATATTGGCATGATATAGACAACAACAATGCACACACGTGTTATTGCACGTTTGCTTTATTCCACAGAAATGTTGACGACAGTTGGGAGAAAGATGGTAGAGATCATCCCAAACGTCTCGCATGGCTCACTCCTCCTCCAGTCCTTTCTGTAATGGCACAATAGTGAGATGTTTTAGGGAGAGCAGATTCGCATCACTCAGAGTGATGGTTTAGTTTGTGTGACGGATGTTTCActttgtcttgctaggtgctatcttGGCGCTGCTTTTATTGTTCTTATCCCCGaactggatttgatgcggaTGTGTCATGTTTCAAAATGGCGGCGCCTGACTACAAGCTAGCTAAGGCAGCTCTGTGTCTTCTACTgcgtttttaatgtttaataatgctttatttattactttcttattgtttttttgtgccataCTGATCCAATCTCTGAAGCAACTGTGCAGCttgttacgtttgtagcttgccgcttgctccattgtttacactcgggagcagcAGTTAGCTTCGCTATGCAGAGCAACTGTAGATCCCCGCAGAGATatgaaggaggagaggctgcacagTGAGAGTGAACAGCGGAAAAGatggtataaaggttgctggataAAGACAGTATCagccatgtttaccgtctgtggtcatggggaacgtgagatggaagcgctaatgGCGCTAACCCAGCTACAGAGACTTGGAAAAGGGCTAAGAGAGATGTGCTATGTGTGCTTCATTTACTATACTTTGCAGTACCGACATGTAAATGTTGCCGTTATTGTAGTGTAAGCGTGTAACATGACAAACGTGTTTAGCACTCGTTACCTTGGAGCCAACGTCACGGCTTTTAGCACGCATCTTGTTGACCTGAGATTCGGCAATGTCAGCTCTCTCTTCCGCCTCATCCAGCTCATGCTGGAGTTTACGGAACTTGCTCAGGTGAGTATTGGCCTGCTCCTCCTGCAAGAATCAACAAATAAATACgtcaaaatatactgtatatgatagtCTTCATATACTTTATGGAAGAACTTAACACAATGTACCCTTTACGGCATGGCTTCCATTCCCAGCCATGGTTGGGACTGGTAGAGCGGTAATGTTTCAGCCCGTTATGAGACGGACATCACCCCCGCTGGGTGGACCTTCTCCATTTGGAATATCCAATTGTGAATATGTTGCTTTGCCACAGATTATTATGGGCTGTGGCTGAAGACCTATTACCCGAAAGATCTGAGCTGTCTCAGAATTCTGGTAGGTAAACTACACTAGTGGaggtgttgtcatggtgatgagTGCATTATCGTCTTTTATCATATATTTGAAGCTTTTATTGTATACAGTCAGGGAAATAAGTACTTTACTCTTGggtaaaaggggggggggggtcaggatgATTGTGAGAAAGGCGAGGGAGCAGCATTAAAATGACAAGGGAGGAGCTGgttgatgatgtcaagggaggtgggcactttgagatcttAGTGCCCCCAAGGTCGCCCTGCTCAAGAAGACAcgcaaagggcagccttggcggaggccaacgttgaCCAGAAAGAGGCAGGCAGTGCGAACCAAGGTCCTGCTCCGTTTGGATCAAAGGACCAAATGGAACGTGGTAGTACCACCGATCCCATAATCCCGTATCCCCAAAGGGTGCCGCAAGGGAGGCgatcgaatgccttttccaagtccacaaagcacgtgtagaccggttgggcaaactcccattaTCACTATCTGGTAGAGGGGCCTGGTAGAGAGACAGTTTTCTGGTAGTCCGTCGACTAAGAGCAAGCGACGACTGACCCACTGGGACGACCACAAACAAGCCCAAAAAACCACCCAATACTTACAGCCTCTTCAGCAGATCTCTTGTAGGCTTTGACTTTCAGCTGCAGCTTGTCAACCAGATCCTGGAGACGCACCACGTTCTTGCGATCTTCCTCAGTCTGGCATTGAAAAGGCGAGACACccaatttgaaaatatttcttAGCATCTTCATTTCAGATATGAAGAAGCAAGATTCACCAATGAAGTCTTGGTGTTCCTAGGTTTTGGGTATTATCTGGTAAACACACCTGATACGTGAGTTCTTTGATGCGCCTCTCATATTTACGGATTCCCTTGATTGCTTCGCTGCTCTTCTTCTGCTCGGACTCCACCTCATTTTCAAGCTCTCGAACCTGAAGGTGAAACAAGACATATCGTAGTTTGTTTGAAATGTAgcagagaaaatgaatgaatgaatggattcagTATCGTGATGAAATCAGGtgaccactctaccacctgaaCCACTACAATGTCCTTCTGCTCCCATAGAAACCATTAACCCAACTTACCCTGGCCTCCAGCTTCTGCACCTGCTTCTTGCCGCCCTTCATGGCAATTTGTTCAGCTTCATCCAGACGATGCTGCAGGTCTTTGATGGTTTGCTCCATGTTCTTCTTCATGCGCTCCAGGTGAGCACTGGTGTCCTGCTCTTTCTTCAGCTCTTCTGCCATCATGGCAGCGTCGGTGATGGCCTTCTTGGCCTTCTCTTCAGCGTTCCTGCACTCCTGGACTGCTTCTTCCACTTCGGTCTGAAGCTGGGCTGCATCAACCTCGAGCTTCTTCTTTTGGTTGATCAGACCGGTGTTCTGGAGATGTCAGAGAGCAATTAAAGGTGTGTCGTGGCAGAAAGTTGACAAGAGTCTCACCTGTGAGTGCAGTAGCTGCACCCTCTCGCTAACATCCAGCAACTCTTGCTCGGCAAGTTTGCGACTTCTCTCCGTTTGCTCGAGAGCAGCCCTCAGCTCTTCCAGCTCAGCCTGAATGAGGTTGTTGCGTCTCTCCACGATGGCGATGTTCTCTTTGAGATCGTCGTTGGCACGAAGAGACTCATCCAGCTGGATCTGGCAATCCTTCACAGGACGACATGAACTGTGAGTCTGATCTGGAAGGAAAGCATCTTCTCACCAGCTTACCTTCAGATGCGCATGAACAGACTTGAGTTGTTTCTGAGCCTCGGCCGCCTGCCTGTTGGCCTGACTTAGCTGGATCTCCATCTCGTTGAGGTCTccctccatcttcttcttcaagCGAAGGGCCTCGTTCCTGCTTCGGCACTCTGCTTCAAGTGAGGTCTGCAGGGTGTCGATAGTCCTCTGCAGGTTCCTCTTGCACTGCTCCATCTCCTCGTCCTTCTCAGCAAGTTTTCGTTCAATGTCGGCTTTAATCTGGTTGAACTCAAGCTGGGCTCTGAGGATCTTTCCCTCCTCATGCTCCAGGGAAGCCTGGTAGATACAAGGATAAGCGGCGACGCTTTGCAGTTGATGTTCTACCAGACCAATAAAAGCCCCTCACCTCGGCTTCCTCAAGAGCAGACTGGATCTCACTCTTCTCCTGATCCAGTTGTTTCCTTAATTTCTCCAGTTCGTGAATACTCTTTCCACTCTCGCCAAGTTGCTCAGTGAGGTCAGAAATTTCCTCTGTAGGAACACCAAACCCATGATAGCCAATTTAACACAATTTTATCACTTCATCAAAAACTGATGCACACCTTGTAAGTTCTTGTTCTCTCTTTTCATGGTCTCCAAATGATCCAGAGACTCTTCGTAGGAGTTCTTCAACTTAAAGAGCTCAGTGCTCAGAGCTCTGGCTTCCTTCTGGGATCCCTCCAACTCACACTGAGACTCCTCATACTTCTGTTTCCACTCAGACAAGACCTGTCATGGGGGAAAAGGCACAATGAGGGCGCATGTGACAAATGATCGAGCACTAAGATGTGGTGATTATTGTCTTCATCATTCGCAGCGTTTGCAGATGCTTTACCTATCAAAACCTATCCAGACCTGAATGGTTTTTCCCCTTTTAAAGGTCTTAGTAGTTTTAGTAGTATTCAATAAACACCTTGTCAAAGTTCCTTTGCTTCTTGtccagagcagcagcagcagcgtttGACCTCTCCACGTCCACCATGAGATCTTCAATCTCATTCTGCAGTCTATGTTTGGTCTTCTCCAGAGAGGAGCATTTAGCATTCACCGCTTCCACCGCCTCCTCGGCATCCTGCAGACGCTGAGCCAGCTTCTTCCTTTGGAAATCAGCAGTTAAACCATTTAATGGAATGAAGCTTTCCGAAAAGGTTCATACGTGTTCAACGACCGGCTGCTTAGTCATTCgacaaacaaactttttgttcGTCTTACATTTTAGTAGGAACATAATCCAAACAAAAAGCTGATTTGCCAAAGGCGTACTGTCTCAGTCAGTCATGGTGAATTGTCGGACTCTTACTTGGCCTCCTCCAGTTCTTCAGTCCTCTGGATGGCATCAGTTTCGTACTTAGTTCTCCACTGCGCCACCTCGGAGTTGGCCTTGGACATGCCACGCTGCAGCTCAGCCTtggcctcctgctcctcctcgtaCTGCTCCCTGAGCAGGTCACAGTCGTGGCGAGACGACTGAACGGCATGGGCCAGAGCACTCTTGGCCTGTCAGGAAAAATGAATATTCATGCTGAAAGGACATCACTCACTCAACCTTTCTGGGGGTTCGGTTTCGTGCACGAGGATACTTTGACATGGTCACAGTCGACTGACGATTGAACCAGCTACCTTCAAGTTGGGAGGcaaccactcttccaccatgCGATCTTTCCCATCTAATTGCAAAAAGACTACGTACTACTTTGACTTACTTTGGTCTCTTCCTCCAGTTGTCGCTTGAGGTCTTCAATTTGTTGAGTGTAGGACATTTTCCCTCTCGTAAGTTGAGACACCAGGGAATCCTTCTCTTCAAGTTGTCTTGAGAGCTCACCTGGCATTTTGACAGAATGTTTTATTAACGTCTGAACACAGTGTTGAATGGCTTCCATTTTGAAGCGACACCACACAAGACGTACCGTTTTCAGTCTGAAGCTTTGCTTTCTGCATGTTGAAGTCGTTGATGCAGCGCTGAGCTTCTTCAAACTTGGTCTTGTATTCATTCATCTGGTCTTCCAGAGTTCTGCATGTCTTCTCAAGATTGGTCTGCAATGGGGAGATATCTTTTAGTCCCAAAATAACCACATTGAACTACAGAAGACCGGGTTGCCTAGGCCCCGCTCTCAACCACTCGCCACCCAATTCACATTGTTTGCCCCGCAGGTGGTGGTCTACAGAGGGGGAAAGAAACCATGTAGGTTCTTTGGGCTGAAGCCCAAACCACTAGGCACTTGTGTGCAAGCTCCTCCCCctggcctggctccagggtgaggccctgGAGGTTCTGGTTTTGTTCTTGTTCATAGAGTCTTCCGAATCACTCTTAGTCTGGCCCATCACCTACCATCTGGTTGCCTTGGAAAACCCGACCAGGCGCACATGTCCCCGCAACATAGCTCCtaggatcactcgggcactcaaccCCTCCACAGAATAATCATCTCTGCTATTCGCAGACGATGTGGCCATGATGGCTTAATCGAGCTGTGATATTCGGTATTTACTGGAACAGTTTCCAGCATCTCCGAAATCCAAGAGGGATTTTGGGTGGGTCAAGTGtggatttattgtttattgtttattacagaTCCCCATTAGTCCTCACTGCAGTGAAGACTATTCTTCATGgggtcaaaaaaattaaatttcaaacataatacaataaaaacattacaattaaatataactaaatctaaacaaaaattATCTGAGATGTAATGGAATACAGCCCTTGAAATTATTGAAgccaaccagaaccagaactaAAATTATTCCAATTCCAAATTATTTCCAATTTATACACTCAGAATTtcagaataaaaaaactaaaagctGACTTCCCTGCTAAATACTGCTTctcctaatttattttttaatcttgcTTTGTTATTTCTCATGGTTTAATGTAGTGGAACCTTATTCCAATATGTTACTGCTCTGTACATTGTAGTCCTCTTTAATGCAGTAGTTCTTGGCAATGGCAGAGTAAAGTGAACACCTGAAGCAAACCTGGTTTCATAGTCATGTCGAGTATTGATGGGTTTTAGATGTAATAACAAATTGTTAGGTTTCCCAATTTGCCAGATATCAAACAAAAATGTCACCAGGCTACATGCCAGCCTTTGGTCAACTTTTACCCAGGACAATGCGGTATGCATCCACTCCACACTACTCTTCCCAGGGCAGCGGAGAGGCGTGCCCCCTGTTCTGTGTGAACTGGAGTTGATCTAAATCTTGCTTTGCAGCACTGGACCAAATTCATCATCGATTCAAGTCATCGAGACTAGATAGAACTAAAGATTGCAGTGCCAATTTTATTGGGGATTGCACCCGCAGGtcttgccccaggtggaggagttctaCTTTCTtgggggtcttgttcacgagtgagggaaggctAGAGCTTGAGGTCGACAGGAAGATGAGCACCACATCTACAGTCATTGTATCAAAGGAGTCGGATGCAGAGTATGCATCACTGCACCGAACTGCCTATCGATCATGAACAAGAACCTAAGGTGcttgaactcctccacttggggaaGGATCTCAACCCCCGACCCAGTGACACCACTCCACCCTCTTTTACAGATCCAAAAAAGTTAAACCAACCTTTGTTTTCACAACATGTTCCATGTTGGAAACCACATCATCCAGTTCCAGCCTGAGTTCGCTCTTCTCCTTTTCCAGTTTTTGCTTGACTCTCTGCAGGTTGTCAATCTGCTCCCCCAGGTCGGCAACACTATCAGCTTGTTTCTTCCTCAGCGTGGCTGCGGTGGCTTCATGCTGCAGAGTGGCCTCTTCCAGGTCCCTGCGCAGCTTCTGGAACTCGGCCTCCCGCTTCTTGTTCATCTCGATCTGGGCGGACGTCGCTCCGCCGGCTTCCTCCAGCCTCTCGCTGATCTCCTCCAGCTCTCTGGCCAGGTCTGCTCTCTGCTTCTCCACCTTGGCTCGAGCGGCTCGCTCGGCCTCCAGCTCTTCCTCCAGCTCCTCGATACGAGCCTAGTCGGAAACGACTAGTCAGTCGCTGTCGAGTACAAATTTCAGGAGCCGTTTCTTACCTGAAGCTCTTTCAGTTTCTTTTGAAGCTGAATTGCTATTGCTTGCTCATCCTCTATTTTATTATTGAGCTGGTTTAGTTCAAAGTCTTTTCTGTGATTAGAAAACACGGACATaacaaaaatatcatatttagtTAGTTCCTCAACCATATCCTGTAGAGAATGATGGCTCTTGTGTTTACTTTTTCAGCTGCTCCTCAAGTTGTTGCTTGTCGTTCTCCACGTCCATTAAGCTCTCCTGGGTCATCTTTAAGTCTCCCTCCAGCTTCCTCTTAGCTCTCTCAAGATCCATTCGAACCTTCTTCTCTTGTTCAAGAGACCCTTCAAGCTAGACAAAAGCAGTTGAGGTCAAACCTTTAGCTCCAAGGTATCTGGAGTACTGCTTTTTCCCAACACAAATATGACTGGAACACATACGTCATCCACTTGCTGCTCCAGTTTAGACTTGGCCTTGGTCAGAGTGTTGACTTTGTCTTCTTCACTCTGGAGATCATCCAGGGTTTGCTGATGAGCTTCCTGTAAGGCTTTCTTCTCCTTGGTCAGCTTGGCGATGATTTCATCCAAAGCTGCCATTTCCTCAACCAGGTTCTTCACCTGGATATCGTTGTGACAAAGTGTATAGGATCAGGTCATTCTTTCTTTGAAGATTATTATCAAGCGGTAGTCCTACCTTGTTCTCGGTGGCATGCTTCTCTTTCTCCACTTTAGCAAGCGTTAACTCCAGGTCATCTATATCCTTCTTTAGCTCAGAGCACTCGTCCTCTAGCTTCCTCTTCTTTGCAGTTAATTCAGCATTAATCTCTTCCTCGTCCTCCAGTCTTTCAGACAACTCTTTGGCTTTTGCTTCCATCTGGATTTTGTGTTTGATCAAGCCCTCGCACCGTTCCTCTGCATCAGCAAGATTGTCCTGCTCCTAATTTGGATGACAAAGTACACATATCTTTATATAACCATATAATGAGGAACACTGATGCCACAACACTTACAGCCTGAACTTGGAGCTGCAGGTCATTCTTCTCCTGCAGAAGAGAAACCATTTTCTCCTCCAGTTCCTTCCTGCGTGACTCTGACTTTGCATAAGCTTCTTTCAACTTCAGGAATTCTTCCTTCATGTTGGCCATCTCCTTCTCCGCTTCAGCCGACCTCAGGAGAGGTTTGATCTTGAAGAACAGCTTCATCCAAGGCCAGTTCTTGACCCCCATGAAGGCACGGATGTTCCACTGGATTACCAATAATGCATCCCTGTCAAAGATTAGCCATGGTGTGAAATCATGGTGGCAGCTTGTTCGGAATAATATGAACTATATTCGGTTATGTCCTTCATTGCTGCCCAACACGATTTCCCACCCACAGTCAATTTCCTCTGAATGACCATTCATCGGCAAAGTCATTCATTGGACTAAAGAAACAATTTGAACAACACCATGTCAACAGAATGTCTAGGGACAGCCAAGGGGTCGAGGatgtccagttcgggggccttcgGATCTCACATCTCCTATTTGCAGacaatgtggtcctgatggtctcatcaggctgtgaccttcagcgtttactagGGCgctttgcatctgagtgtggtGCTTCAGGGATGAGACCTAGCACCTCCTAAtccgaggccatggttctcattCGGGAAAGGGTGGATTGAACCCACGGGTCGGGAGTGAGCTCCCAGGTGAAGTAGTTCAAGTATCTAGAAGGCTGAGCTCTGAATTTACCCCCCCACCGATGTTCCCaacctcacctatggtcatgagctatGGGTCATGACCAAGAGAGTCAGAGGTCACAGGTCATGAGTTTCCTCAGTAAGGTGGCTGGGGAGGTCAGACTAGAggcgctgctccttcacatcgagaggagccagtttgggtggcttgggcatctggttgGGACGCCTCACAGACACCTCCCTGGTGGTGTATTCCGGGCATGCCAAGCCGGGAGAAGGCAtcagggcagacctaggacacgctggcgGGATCATGTCTCACAGCCGGCCTGGGAATGCTTTGTGAGACTGGGAAATCTGGGCTTTCTTACTGAGATTGCTGCCGCCGCGatccggacccggataagtggagggaagtggatggatggcaattatttgtgtgtttacTGTCTTCTTATAGCGAAAGATATacgatatatatagatatataatatatatatataagattttttttttagatttggcgATTCATTATACAATTAATCTTTCTATGAACTCCAATTGCACTCGAGACTAGGTCAGCTTGACCTGAGGTTGTTTAGCAGCTGTTTCATATTTTGCCAAATTCCTTAAGGGAAaggtgcacttttttggaattttgcccatcaggaaaaagcagaaagccACAAACAaagcccatcatccacaatccttacgcGAGACGCTAGAATGACATTACGTGCATTCTGAGATGTCtctttttggctgtttttatatctttagaacacgtAGGAAAAGAAAAAGATGTGTGTTGAAGTCTCATATAAAGACTGCAGATGATTCCAAAACAGTgctagttcctcattagttcctcagtaattaccTTTGGTAGGTGGAGGTGCCTTAGTgccttcctcagtaactactgtacggGAGACCGTGTTGAATAAAAgagtggaccccccccccccgccccccttcctCCAACTCCATGTGTCTGAGCAGTTTCTCAGTACTGAAAACATTACCTCCTTTCAACAATCTTCTGGAATTCCACTCGTGCCAGGAGACCTCGTGATCGAGCCTGGATTCCAGTGATTATGAGTGACAAGCGGTCATCCCTCATCTCCTCAAGTTGCCCGAGAAGACCAGCCTTGAAGAACACCTTGAGACAAATTGGACAGGAAATCATGGATTAGATTTTATATGTACAAGGTACCCAAAGTGCTTCACTTTGAAATCATGGTGATGATCTACATCCGTGGTCACAGCTGCCCTGAGGTAGAATGACCT includes the following:
- the LOC131109396 gene encoding myosin-7 isoform X2; its protein translation is MGDAAMKEFGLAAPYLRKSDRERLEAQTRPFDMKKECFVPDTDEEYVKASIVSREGDKVTAQTQKGKTVTVKECDVHPQNPPKFDKIEDMAMFTFLHEPAVLFNLKERYAAWMIYTYSGLFCVTVNPYKWLPVYNQEVVVAYRGKKRSEAPPHIFSISDNAYQYMLTDRENQSILITGESGAGKTVNTKRVIQYFASIAAGSGKKDTGSEKKGTLEDQIIQANPALEAFGNAKTIRNDNSSRFGKFIRIHFAASGKLASADIETYLLEKSRVTFQLKAERDYHIFYQILSQRKPELLEMLLITNNPYDYAFISQGETTVASINDSEELMATDDAFDVLGFTQEEKNGIYKLTGAIMHYGNMKFKNKQREEQAEADGTEDADKVAYLMGMNSADLIKGLCHPRVKVGNEWVTKGQNVQQVYYAVGALSKAVYEKMFLWMVVRINQSLDTKQPRQYFIGVLDIAGFEIFDFNTFEQLCINFTNEKLQQFFNHHMFVLEQEEYKKEGIEWTFIDFGMDLQACIDLIEKPMGIMSILEEECMFPKASDATFKAKLYDNHLGKSSNFQKPRIVKGKPEAHFALMHYAGTVDYNINNWLVKNKDPLNETVVGLYQKSTLKLLALLFANYAGADSAEGGKGKGGTKKKGSSFQTVSALHRENLNKLMTNLRSTHPHFVRCIIPNETKTPGAMENPLVMHQLRCNGVLEGIRICRKGFPNRILYGDFKQRYRILNPAAIPEGQFIDSKKGAEKLLGSLDIDHNQYKFGHTKVFFKAGLLGQLEEMRDDRLSLIITGIQARSRGLLARVEFQKIVERRDALLVIQWNIRAFMGVKNWPWMKLFFKIKPLLRSAEAEKEMANMKEEFLKLKEAYAKSESRRKELEEKMVSLLQEKNDLQLQVQAEQDNLADAEERCEGLIKHKIQMEAKAKELSERLEDEEEINAELTAKKRKLEDECSELKKDIDDLELTLAKVEKEKHATENKVKNLVEEMAALDEIIAKLTKEKKALQEAHQQTLDDLQSEEDKVNTLTKAKSKLEQQVDDLEGSLEQEKKVRMDLERAKRKLEGDLKMTQESLMDVENDKQQLEEQLKKKDFELNQLNNKIEDEQAIAIQLQKKLKELQARIEELEEELEAERAARAKVEKQRADLARELEEISERLEEAGGATSAQIEMNKKREAEFQKLRRDLEEATLQHEATAATLRKKQADSVADLGEQIDNLQRVKQKLEKEKSELRLELDDVVSNMEHVVKTKTNLEKTCRTLEDQMNEYKTKFEEAQRCINDFNMQKAKLQTENGELSRQLEEKDSLVSQLTRGKMSYTQQIEDLKRQLEEETKAKSALAHAVQSSRHDCDLLREQYEEEQEAKAELQRGMSKANSEVAQWRTKYETDAIQRTEELEEAKKKLAQRLQDAEEAVEAVNAKCSSLEKTKHRLQNEIEDLMVDVERSNAAAAALDKKQRNFDKVLSEWKQKYEESQCELEGSQKEARALSTELFKLKNSYEESLDHLETMKRENKNLQEEISDLTEQLGESGKSIHELEKLRKQLDQEKSEIQSALEEAEASLEHEEGKILRAQLEFNQIKADIERKLAEKDEEMEQCKRNLQRTIDTLQTSLEAECRSRNEALRLKKKMEGDLNEMEIQLSQANRQAAEAQKQLKSVHAHLKDCQIQLDESLRANDDLKENIAIVERRNNLIQAELEELRAALEQTERSRKLAEQELLDVSERVQLLHSQNTGLINQKKKLEVDAAQLQTEVEEAVQECRNAEEKAKKAITDAAMMAEELKKEQDTSAHLERMKKNMEQTIKDLQHRLDEAEQIAMKGGKKQVQKLEARVRELENEVESEQKKSSEAIKGIRKYERRIKELTYQTEEDRKNVVRLQDLVDKLQLKVKAYKRSAEEAEEQANTHLSKFRKLQHELDEAEERADIAESQVNKMRAKSRDVGSKKGLEEE
- the LOC131109396 gene encoding myosin-7 isoform X1 — protein: MGDAAMKEFGLAAPYLRKSDRERLEAQTRPFDMKKECFVPDTDEEYVKASIVSREGDKVTAQTQKGKTVTVKECDVHPQNPPKFDKIEDMAMFTFLHEPAVLFNLKERYAAWMIYTYSGLFCVTVNPYKWLPVYNQEVVVAYRGKKRSEAPPHIFSISDNAYQYMLTDRENQSILITGESGAGKTVNTKRVIQYFASIAAGSGKKDTGSEKKGTLEDQIIQANPALEAFGNAKTIRNDNSSRFGKFIRIHFAASGKLASADIETYLLEKSRVTFQLKAERDYHIFYQILSQRKPELLEMLLITNNPYDYAFISQGETTVASINDSEELMATDDAFDVLGFTQEEKNGIYKLTGAIMHYGNMKFKNKQREEQAEADGTEDADKVAYLMGMNSADLIKGLCHPRVKVGNEWVTKGQNVQQVYYAVGALSKAVYEKMFLWMVVRINQSLDTKQPRQYFIGVLDIAGFEIFDFNTFEQLCINFTNEKLQQFFNHHMFVLEQEEYKKEGIEWTFIDFGMDLQACIDLIEKPMGIMSILEEECMFPKASDATFKAKLYDNHLGKSSNFQKPRIVKGKPEAHFALMHYAGTVDYNINNWLVKNKDPLNETVVGLYQKSTLKLLALLFANYAGADSGKHKPYAHIERGQLFAKHYSCFPAEGGKGKGGTKKKGSSFQTVSALHRENLNKLMTNLRSTHPHFVRCIIPNETKTPGAMENPLVMHQLRCNGVLEGIRICRKGFPNRILYGDFKQRYRILNPAAIPEGQFIDSKKGAEKLLGSLDIDHNQYKFGHTKVFFKAGLLGQLEEMRDDRLSLIITGIQARSRGLLARVEFQKIVERRDALLVIQWNIRAFMGVKNWPWMKLFFKIKPLLRSAEAEKEMANMKEEFLKLKEAYAKSESRRKELEEKMVSLLQEKNDLQLQVQAEQDNLADAEERCEGLIKHKIQMEAKAKELSERLEDEEEINAELTAKKRKLEDECSELKKDIDDLELTLAKVEKEKHATENKVKNLVEEMAALDEIIAKLTKEKKALQEAHQQTLDDLQSEEDKVNTLTKAKSKLEQQVDDLEGSLEQEKKVRMDLERAKRKLEGDLKMTQESLMDVENDKQQLEEQLKKKDFELNQLNNKIEDEQAIAIQLQKKLKELQARIEELEEELEAERAARAKVEKQRADLARELEEISERLEEAGGATSAQIEMNKKREAEFQKLRRDLEEATLQHEATAATLRKKQADSVADLGEQIDNLQRVKQKLEKEKSELRLELDDVVSNMEHVVKTKTNLEKTCRTLEDQMNEYKTKFEEAQRCINDFNMQKAKLQTENGELSRQLEEKDSLVSQLTRGKMSYTQQIEDLKRQLEEETKAKSALAHAVQSSRHDCDLLREQYEEEQEAKAELQRGMSKANSEVAQWRTKYETDAIQRTEELEEAKKKLAQRLQDAEEAVEAVNAKCSSLEKTKHRLQNEIEDLMVDVERSNAAAAALDKKQRNFDKVLSEWKQKYEESQCELEGSQKEARALSTELFKLKNSYEESLDHLETMKRENKNLQEEISDLTEQLGESGKSIHELEKLRKQLDQEKSEIQSALEEAEASLEHEEGKILRAQLEFNQIKADIERKLAEKDEEMEQCKRNLQRTIDTLQTSLEAECRSRNEALRLKKKMEGDLNEMEIQLSQANRQAAEAQKQLKSVHAHLKDCQIQLDESLRANDDLKENIAIVERRNNLIQAELEELRAALEQTERSRKLAEQELLDVSERVQLLHSQNTGLINQKKKLEVDAAQLQTEVEEAVQECRNAEEKAKKAITDAAMMAEELKKEQDTSAHLERMKKNMEQTIKDLQHRLDEAEQIAMKGGKKQVQKLEARVRELENEVESEQKKSSEAIKGIRKYERRIKELTYQTEEDRKNVVRLQDLVDKLQLKVKAYKRSAEEAEEQANTHLSKFRKLQHELDEAEERADIAESQVNKMRAKSRDVGSKKGLEEE